A stretch of Prunus dulcis chromosome 6, ALMONDv2, whole genome shotgun sequence DNA encodes these proteins:
- the LOC117630403 gene encoding zinc finger MYM-type protein 1-like has translation MWVFQEMWIVRKKVSCEISWLIEDPGLRPQMLDYDPNIRDEVRRAYLQKGPCQPKDHTFPQTDLSGYDRRFNVKWFDEFDWLEYSISKDAAFCLYCYLFKSNFRIGQGCSDAFTEMGFRNWKKKDKIRQHVGPVGSVHNQSRQYCVDLMNQKQHIRTALIKQSEQARIDYRICLTASLDCVRFLLRQGLPFRGHDESDTSSNKGNYLELLQFLADHDEKVKAVVLENAPRNLKLIAPTIQKDLVNACATETIKKIIKDMDGAFFSLLVDESRDVSVKEQMAVVFRYVDKSGDVIERFVGIQHVRDTTSNSLKEAIDILFAREELSISMLRGQGYDGASNMKGEFNGLKTQILRENPCAYYIHCFAHQLQLALVAVAKGNADIATFFTSCNSLVNIVGASCKRHDILRDQLQKDVTEALEKDTFPTGRGLNQETCLKRPGDTRWNSHYGTLLSIISMFKSVVKVLKFIIEDGSTDNLGEANRSLREIQSFEFVFHLFFMRSILGATNDLSQALQRKDQDIENAMTLVKVCKDQLQHMRENAFEALLDQVSSFCAKHDILVPNMDDAYVAQWRSHRRAPIITHLHHYRVDIFIQIIEWQLAELNRRFSEVNTELLLCLTCLSPDDSFIAFDKQKLLRFAEFYPQDFNSRDLLALEDQLEIYINHMRTMTDFSQLKGIGSLARKMVE, from the coding sequence ATGTGGGTATTTCAAGAGATGTGGATAGTTCGAAAGAAAGTGAGTTGCGAGATATCTTGGCTAATTGAAGACCCTGGACTTCGACCTCAAATGTTGGATTATGATCCTAACATTCGAGACGAAGTTCGAAGAGCATATCTACAGAAGGGACCATGTCAACCTAAGGATCACACATTTCCACAAACCGATCTTTCAGGGTATGATCGACGCTTTAATGTCAAGTGGTTTGATGAGTTTGACTGGTTGGAGTACAGTATTAGTAAAGATGCTGCATTTTGCCTTTATTGTTATCTCTTCAAATCCAATTTCAGAATTGGTCAAGGGTGTAGCGACGCCTTCACAGAGATGGGTTTTAggaattggaagaagaaagataaaattagGCAACATGTTGGACCTGTTGGAAGTGTTCATAATCAATCTAGACAATATTGTGTGGATCTTATGAATCAAAAGCAACACATCCGAACAGCTTTGATAAAGCAATCAGAGCAAGCTCGTATTGATTATCGTATTTGCTTGACAGCTTCTCTTGATTGTGTGAGATTTTTATTGAGGCAAGGTCTTCCTTTTCGTGGGCATGATGAGAGTGACACTTCAAGCAACAAGGGGAATTATTTAGAGCTCTTACAGTTTCTTGCTGATCATGATGAGAAAGTGAAGGCCGTTGTGTTAGAAAATGCTCCCAGGAATCTCAAGTTAATAGCTCCAACAATTCAAAAAGATCTTGTGAATGCTTGTGCCACTGAAACTATTAAGAAAATCATCAAGGATATGGATGGTGcattcttctctttattagttGATGAATCACGTGATGTGTCAGTAAAAGAACAGATGGCGGTGGTGTTTCGTTATGTGGACAAAAGTGGGGATGTAATTGAGAGGTTTGTGGGCATTCAACATGTTAGGGATACTACATCAAACTCACTCAAGGAGGCTATTGACATATTGTTTGCAAGAGAGGAATTGAGCATTTCCATGCTAAGAGGACAAGGATATGATGGAGCTAGTAATATGAAGGGTGAGTTCAATGGTCTTAAAACacagattttgagagaaaatccTTGTGCCTATTATATTCATTGTTTTGCACATCAACTTCAATTAGCTCTTGTGGCCGTGGCAAAGGGAAATGCTGATATTGCCACTTTCTTCACATCTTGCAATAGCTTGGTTAATATTGTTGGAGCATCGTGCAAGCGTCATGACATTCTTAGAGATCAACTACAAAAGGATGTTACGGAAGCTCTAGAAAAAGATACTTTTCCAACAGGGCGAGGCTTAAATCAAGAAACTTGTCTCAAGCGCCCCGGTGATACACGTTGGAACTCACATTATGGTACATTACTTAGTATCATTTCCATGTTTAAATCTGTGGTGAAAGTGCTCAAATTTATTATTGAGGATGGCTCCACTGATAATCTAGGTGAAGCAAATAGGTCATTGAGAGAAATAcaatcttttgagtttgtatttcacctatttttcatgagaTCTATATTGGGAGCCACAAATGACTTGTCACAAGCATTACAGAGGAAAGACCAAGATATTGAGAATGCAATGACTTTAGTCAAAGTTTGCAAGGACCAACTACAACACATGAGAGAGAATGCATTTGAAGCCTTGCTTGATCAAGTATCTTCCTTTTGTGCCAAACATGATATCTTGGTTCCAAACATGGATGATGCATATGTAGCTCAATGGAGATCACATCGGAGAGCTCCTATAATAACACACCTCCATCATTATCGTGTGGACATCTTTATTCAAATCATTGAGTGGCAACTTGCGGAATTAAATCGTCGCTTTAGTGAGGTAAATACTGAGTTActtctttgtttgacatgttTGAGTCCAGATGACTCATTCATAGCTTTTGACAAACAAAAGCTACTTCGTTTTGCTGAATTTTATCCTCAAGATTTTAATTCCCGAGATCTCTTGGCacttgaagatcaacttgagATTTATATTAATCATATGCGTACGATgactgatttttctcaattgaaaGGGATTGGTAGCCTTGCAAGAAAAATGGTGGAGTAA